The Lysobacter enzymogenes genome window below encodes:
- a CDS encoding helix-turn-helix domain-containing protein, which produces MELFSLAIAGFSIVVAALLWLTYVAFLKIPGKSAYSILSCTVLLGALVALQLGHLLYFTGGPAPLDTLAYRIALFVAPPSFFFFGRWALLPDEPFRPALLLALLPIALLLIPRLDVSLPMLFAVGAGFALWLGRLVYGLRAQRKQFRFEFFWFGVMSAFAVGVLALGFALPYIDPVWFYRFYCYAIGAAFAIMVVALIAHPDLIADLTEAAQLRYGKSTLRDADVDGLLARLAALMADPKVYRNEALTLSTLAADLGVTGHQLSELVNTRLGMGFPRYVRERRVAAAKAMLVAEPNASILAVGMDTGFKSQSTFYAAFKEVTGQSPGDYRKANAKGS; this is translated from the coding sequence ATGGAGCTCTTCAGCCTCGCCATCGCCGGCTTCTCAATCGTCGTCGCCGCGCTGCTCTGGCTGACGTACGTAGCCTTCCTCAAGATCCCAGGCAAGTCGGCGTACTCGATCCTGTCGTGCACCGTCCTGTTGGGCGCGCTGGTCGCACTGCAGCTCGGACACTTGCTCTATTTCACCGGCGGGCCGGCACCGCTGGACACCCTCGCCTACCGGATCGCGCTGTTCGTGGCGCCGCCGTCGTTCTTTTTCTTCGGGCGCTGGGCGCTGCTGCCGGACGAGCCGTTCCGGCCGGCGTTGCTGCTGGCCTTGTTGCCGATCGCGCTGCTGCTGATCCCGCGGCTGGACGTGTCGCTGCCGATGCTGTTCGCGGTCGGCGCGGGCTTCGCGCTGTGGCTGGGCCGCCTGGTCTATGGCCTGCGCGCCCAGCGCAAGCAGTTCCGCTTCGAGTTCTTCTGGTTCGGGGTCATGTCCGCCTTCGCGGTCGGCGTGCTCGCGCTCGGCTTCGCGCTGCCCTACATCGACCCCGTTTGGTTCTATCGCTTCTACTGCTACGCGATCGGCGCGGCGTTCGCGATCATGGTCGTCGCGCTGATCGCCCATCCCGACCTCATCGCCGACCTCACCGAGGCGGCGCAGTTGCGCTACGGCAAGTCCACGCTGCGGGACGCGGACGTCGACGGCCTGCTGGCCCGGCTGGCCGCGCTGATGGCCGATCCGAAGGTCTACCGGAACGAGGCGCTCACCCTGAGCACGCTGGCCGCGGATCTCGGCGTCACCGGGCACCAGCTGTCGGAACTGGTCAACACGCGGTTGGGCATGGGCTTCCCGCGCTATGTGCGCGAGCGCCGGGTGGCGGCGGCCAAGGCGATGCTGGTGGCGGAGCCGAACGCGTCGATCCTCGCCGTCGGCATGGACACGGGCTTCAAGTCGCAGTCGACGTTCTATGCCGCCTTCAAGGAAGTGACCGGGCAGTCGCCCGGCGACTACCGCAAGGCGAACGCGAAGGGCTCCTGA
- a CDS encoding ATP-dependent nuclease: protein MYSYDQKPNTQFSDAAQTSIQAIRESEYSVLVGRNNCGKSFFLKTLAQQWGVKASYIGPARYQNFNVLGSYTPNRNRLSERYSQFLSMFTQQQQNTDNSPINLQQAVAELSDVQRAKLIEIIDLLLGAKLEILHTVAGNSMSQLYISCNGHNLSYTSSGFRLIATLLTSLLDTEYDTFLIDEPELGISPEAQGVLADFLFDRQHRERFFSHIRTIVFATHSTVFLDRRNVSNNYMVSKLGDIINAERVATQAELNKIHFFLLGNRFETLYLPSAIVLVEGKTDHKFIERTATLKFPAAQISVIQANSDSRIKEVLNIAKGIFGDLQKSPYKDRVFVVLDAVHAAGLPEQLQQMGIERANVVTWPLNGIEYYYPPSIIESVYGMGGELQIAGDVISKNGISYTKNELADKVCALLTPATTHHPDFESLLLEPLNARVV, encoded by the coding sequence GTGTACTCGTACGATCAGAAGCCGAACACCCAGTTTTCCGACGCCGCCCAGACGAGCATTCAGGCAATTCGCGAGTCGGAGTATTCGGTACTCGTTGGCCGCAACAATTGCGGCAAATCGTTTTTTCTCAAGACTCTGGCTCAGCAGTGGGGAGTCAAGGCATCGTATATAGGCCCGGCCCGCTACCAGAATTTCAATGTGCTCGGAAGCTATACGCCTAACCGAAATCGGTTAAGCGAGCGATACAGCCAGTTCTTGAGCATGTTCACGCAACAACAGCAAAACACGGACAACTCGCCGATAAACCTTCAGCAAGCGGTTGCCGAGCTGTCCGATGTGCAACGCGCCAAGCTCATAGAGATTATCGACCTGTTGCTTGGGGCAAAGTTAGAGATCTTGCATACCGTCGCTGGCAACTCGATGTCCCAGCTGTACATCTCGTGCAATGGCCACAATCTTTCTTACACAAGCTCTGGCTTTCGACTTATCGCTACTCTACTCACGAGTCTTCTTGACACAGAATACGACACGTTTCTCATTGACGAACCGGAACTTGGCATTAGCCCAGAAGCACAGGGAGTACTAGCCGACTTCCTGTTTGATCGCCAGCACCGCGAACGCTTCTTCTCGCACATCCGTACGATTGTCTTTGCCACCCATTCTACCGTCTTCCTAGACCGTCGAAACGTGAGCAATAACTACATGGTCTCAAAGCTTGGCGACATCATTAACGCTGAGCGAGTCGCGACACAAGCAGAACTAAACAAGATTCACTTCTTTTTGCTCGGCAACCGATTTGAGACCCTGTATCTGCCTTCGGCGATCGTTCTCGTCGAGGGAAAGACTGACCACAAGTTCATTGAAAGAACTGCGACCTTAAAGTTTCCTGCTGCACAAATCAGCGTAATTCAGGCGAATTCAGATTCGCGAATTAAGGAAGTGCTTAACATCGCGAAAGGAATTTTCGGAGACCTGCAGAAGAGCCCATACAAGGATCGCGTCTTCGTGGTTCTTGACGCAGTTCATGCGGCCGGACTCCCCGAGCAACTACAGCAAATGGGGATTGAGCGTGCCAACGTCGTTACGTGGCCCCTCAACGGCATTGAGTACTACTACCCGCCATCTATCATCGAGTCCGTGTACGGCATGGGTGGCGAACTACAGATTGCTGGCGATGTCATTTCCAAGAACGGCATCTCGTACACGAAGAACGAGTTGGCAGACAAGGTCTGTGCACTACTCACACCAGCCACGACGCATCATCCAGACTTCGAGAGTCTGCTCCTTGAGCCCCTCAACGCAAGAGTGGTCTAA
- a CDS encoding class I SAM-dependent methyltransferase — protein MSFPAPYAASDGIKAYTQLGLRLYDPLIVGLLARHVWECPAETFVAAYRRHLRANHADVGVGTGYCLDRCGFDVPAPRLALIDLQPNCLGFTARRLSRYRPETYLRDARQPLRGIPAFDSVALGGLLHCLPGDMREKAAVFDALRPICNPGATVFGFTLVNDAVAATRSRRLAWRALNDLRVVNCRDDTADGLRHELAARFDDCTVETIGCFAFFSARVH, from the coding sequence GTGTCCTTTCCTGCCCCCTACGCCGCCAGCGACGGCATCAAGGCCTACACCCAACTGGGCCTGCGCCTGTACGACCCGCTGATCGTCGGCCTGTTGGCCCGCCATGTGTGGGAGTGTCCGGCCGAGACCTTCGTCGCCGCCTACCGCAGGCACCTGCGGGCCAATCACGCCGATGTGGGCGTCGGCACCGGCTACTGCCTGGACCGGTGCGGCTTCGACGTGCCGGCCCCGCGTCTGGCGCTGATCGACCTGCAGCCGAACTGCCTGGGGTTCACCGCCCGGCGGCTGTCCCGCTACCGCCCCGAGACCTATCTGCGCGATGCCCGCCAGCCCCTGCGCGGCATCCCCGCGTTCGACTCGGTGGCGCTCGGCGGCCTGCTGCATTGCCTGCCCGGCGACATGCGCGAGAAGGCGGCGGTGTTCGATGCCTTGCGGCCGATCTGCAACCCCGGCGCGACGGTCTTCGGCTTCACCCTGGTCAACGACGCGGTCGCCGCCACGCGCAGCCGCCGGCTCGCCTGGCGCGCCCTGAACGACCTGCGCGTCGTCAATTGCCGCGACGACACGGCCGATGGCCTGCGCCACGAACTCGCCGCGCGCTTCGACGACTGCACGGTCGAGACGATCGGCTGCTTCGCCTTCTTCAGCGCCCGCGTCCACTGA